The window ccacttcaaaccaacgaagcctgccgtagtctacagacatcaattttccaggatgacccagcgtgagtctgagacaatcaatcaattcgccacgagacttcgcacggtactgtcaaagtgcaaatttgacagcccagaagctcgcctcacagacgctctgatctttgggatgaagaatgcgacggtccgaaacaaaatcctgacagaggacgacccaacgcttcagtcagtcatcaagctggctcaaacagccgaagtagctgacgcggccgccaaagaactcaaggaacacgaaaagaaggagaccgtctccaaaatctccgttgctgtttcccgcgccgaaaccacagatgacctcagcccagctgccacggacgacgacacctgtctcctgctgccatccgagcaagccagacaacccagataccaacgtccctccaacccatgccccggttgccgaggaaatcacccacgacagcgttgccccttcagggacgccatttgccgccgctgcaatcgacgcgggcacatcgccgaggcttgcagagcgccccttccagaggagtccttctctacaccccgccaacaacgtttcaacaaccaggcacaacaaccgcgagacaacaaattttccagaggcttcaatcgcagaaacgactctaccgctaaccgtgactacgcacgaggtaaagcacaaacttacgtaaattgcgcaactgctaaaggagggaacaagattatcatctcgctacttttaaataacaaaccatgtaacctagaattagacacaggctctaagcattctattatgccttgggacaaattcaaaatgtatatgccaaattttcttaaaactgactttgttaactcaactttaataataagggattttcaaggtaatatcatacctgttttggggaaagtagatgtgcctgtaaaatttaaaaattgtgaatattttcttcctctgattgtggttgagggagccaaacactccctcctggggttaacatggatgtctcctttgggtattgaaatactgggtctttgtcatgtaaatgctgaacctgatattcctaactttatccaagaatttcctgaggttttcagccctactttgggcacctataatggggcccctatctccttctctctagatcccaaggtacccccagtcagacttaagcctcgcagggtacccctaccactattgcctaaactagacatccaattggacaaattgattgcccagggcatcttagtccctgtagaacaagcgccatgggaaacccccatagtcaccccagttaaacctgatggctccttaagggtctgtgcagactacaaagccactatcaataaagcccttcaacaccatccatacccgatcccagtagtccaacaattgctacattccttgggggaagggagagtattttcaaaaatcgacctggcgcaagcataccaacagcttccggtcgatgaggccacatccctggcccagaccatagtgacccataggggtgctttcaggtgcacccgcctgcaattcggggtcagtaccgccccaggtattttccaaagtttcatggaacgattattggcaggtataaaaggaacctccccatattttgacgatatatttatatcaggaaaaaaccaagcagaattaaacatgcgcatcagagaagtgttggctagactgcaagctaaggggttaaaagtaaaaccagacaaatgtgtgtggggagccaatagcatagaatttctgggctatagaatagacagtgagggaatacaccccacagcagataaattagaggccataaccaaagcacccgagccaaataataagacagaactccaagcatttctgggcctccttaatttttattctgtcttcctgaaacagaaggcaacggcagcagaaccgctacaccgactgctgcagaagggagttccctggacctggggcacaatggagcgcgaagcttttcataaaataaaacagttattgacctctaaaagcgtagtggttcaatatagctcaactttgccaataaggctcacgtgcgatgcttcggcgtatggggttggcggggtattagctcacataatgccaaacaatacagaggcccccatcgccttcttttctaaaacattgtccatggcagagagaaattacagccaattagacaaagaggcattggccctagtctctagcgttaagaaattccattactatctctgtgggaggagttttgaactaataacagatcacaaacccctgcttggtcttctagctgccaataaaccaactcctcccttcatgtcccctagattaataagatgggctctattcctgtcaggataccaataccatctaacacataaggggggaaaatcaataaaccatgctgacggcttaagtagatgccccatgcccgagttagtctcagatccaacccccacagaggatgttttactaattgaccttgaggaaaactgcctgaccactgccaaagaggtggctgagcacactaagaaggattcactattgttaaaagtaatcaattgtattcaaaaaggatggttgggagactctgaggaaactgggctgtcagaatttaaatctaaaaggttggaattatcctacttgaagggatgcgtgttatggggtgacagggtggtcattcccaataccttaaaacagaaggtactaagtatgttgcatgcaggccacccaggcattgtcagaatgaagggtttggccaggggttacttgtggtggccaggtttagatagggacattgagcaatgggtagcaaactgtgacccttgccaggagtcacgacccaatcccccgaaaacaacacctctggaatgggaaagacccactgggccatggtcccgcattcatattgacttcgcagggcctattggaactcaaaactttttaattgtggtagacgcgttctccagatgggtggaaatcattgctatgcaaaacattactacttgtgccaccattaaggcattataccatttgtttgccacacatgggtgcccagacatcctagtttcagataacgggccacaattgactgccagacaatttgagtgttttttaagcaacttaggggtcagacacgcactcacatccccttactcgccatgggttaatggccttgcagaacgttatgtacgtgtggccaaagaagccttgcgcagggcaggcccaggggaaatacaacacaaattagatcaatttttactaatgcagcatatcaccccaaattccatcacaaacaaaagcccagcagagattttaatgggtcgaaaaataaggtcccccctggacaggttgcaccctcgttattgtactcaaaatgtaaataatgaaacatgtatagcacctgaaagaaatatgtacctagggcaacttgtttttgctagaaattttgatggggggttgagttggctgaaaggaaaaataatgcaacaaacagccccaaaatcttatgtggtacaattggaagatggccgcacatggaggcggcacatcgatcatttaagggggcgcataacaccaaatgaagagccggccgctaacggaaattcttccccccaagcagacattaattcgcaactcgaacttttggaattacaaaaggacttaccacggccagatgcatcctccagcgacgccgagccttcctcctcttctgggcacggtgcgccatcagcatacttgtctccgcaggccagagccccaacttgggcccagccgcggacaggagacaacgacgagccaacctccaccatagacataccagccggtaatgatctgcgcaggtctgagcgcacgtcacgccggcccaatcgattggaggactacgtcacttggctcactgattgacagtttgactcaactaatgagggaggggtgttaaatctgtatataaccaatgtaaaattctgtaaaagaaaagaccttgtaaatactgtttaaactatgaataaaccttggccgcgtctgattggctaagacgcacggccgtttcttttaggcacgagccttaaacgtataaaaagggctgttctgacactgacagctcagatgcgttccttgctgaagtcacttcgagagagctgaataaacggaaccatcttgtactccttgtctgagtctcattcatttcacaaaGAATAGACAGTCCAAAAATCAAAGCCAAATGTTACAGGAGGCAAAAATGATGAAATCATGGTCCAGGTAGTATAAGAAAAAGTACATTAAAGAGATTTGAAAGGGAATCGTGACACAGCGGTGGCTAGACATGCAGACATATAAAAATATCAGTTTGATATTACTAATCGACAGCATTAAACTAAAAATATTAGCTGATCTTAAAATAGTTGATCGTCATCAAGCCTGATTGGGCATCAAGTTCTTAATATTTTGAGCTGCTCTGgaatatatttaattttgcatAACAAGTATATTGTCATTTCAAAGATGTTATTCTAAATAGgccttttatttttatctttaagcTATTTTCTGTTGTAATTAaacatttgtctggttttaaaatatatttatatttatatttatatttatattatttatatttatatttatatttatatttatatttatatttatattatttatatttatattatttatatttatatttatatttatattaatattatttatatttatatttatatttatatttatatttatatttatatttatatttatatttatatttatatttatatttatatttatatttatatttatatttatatttatatttatatttatatttatatttatatttatatttatatatgttttatatttgtaTGAGTGGTGTGGGGCCTAAgggtggagctctcacctcacaatcaggaggctgtgagtttgatcctaggtagaggcagatatttctctgggcacaatgaatatatctgctgaaacaatcacattggtgacaggaagggcatccagcttaataaacatagaaacatagaagtctgacggcagaaaaagacctcatggtccatctagtctgcccttatactattttctgtattttatcttaggatggatctatgtttatcccaggcatgtttaaattcagttactgtggattgatctaccacgtctgctggaagtttgttccaaggatctactactctttcagtaaaataatattttctcatgttgctttggatctttcccccaactaacttcagattgtgtccccttgttcttgtgttcactttcctattaaaaacacttccctcctggactttatttaaccctttaacatatttaaatgtttctaccatgtccctccttttccttctgtcctccagactatacagattgagttcattaagtctttcctgataccttttatgcttaagaccttccaccattcttgtagcccgtctttggaccggttcaatattgtcaatatctttttgtaggtgaggtctctagaactgaacacagtattccaaatgtggtctcatcagcactctatatagcgggatcataatctccctcttcctgcttgttatacctctagctatgcagccaagcatcctacttgctttccctactgcctgactgcactaatAAACACTCAGTTGCATTCAGTTGCTCAAGACTCCACACGCACATGGGATTTCTGGGTCtttaaaagaagaagatattttatatttatatataatatatatctaGCACTACAGTTGGGTTTCATGAGCTAATAGTGATAAGTGAGGCACACTTAGAAATCAAGGTAGGAGATTCTCTACTAATTAGGATGGTAGTTGTGGGGAAAATACATGGAGTAAGGAGTATTTGATATGCTCACTgcctttgtaaaaataataaaggtagcataaacaaacaaacaaacaaatggaaaagTACATAGGTCTAACTCATTACACCATTTATTAATTGAAAAGACAGTGCACGTTAAATCAGTTAATTAAAGAAATTGATgcagttagaattttaaaaatgtcacaATGATGTATTGCATGGCAAGAATGAAGTGCCGTGTACATAACATTAAACAATGAAATCATAGGATCATTAATCCTATGCTGCTATTAAATGTTTTTGTGATGGAAGAGTGAGCATTAACCTTTTGCATGAACTATAAAGCCTGCTatctagaaaaaaaatgaagattgAATTGTAAAAGCTGTTCTAAGTTTTATCTACAATTCTTATAATATAACTTCTCAATTGTGTTTATCTATTAGTAACCTATTCCTATATAAGCAAGAAaattataaaatacatttaacaaaAGCTTTCCACCCCAAAATAGGGGGAAATCAATTTTGAATTGGAATTACTGTGCAATGTAAAGACATGGTCTGCTATAAGATTTGCAGATTAAAAAAGCactttctttaaagaaaaaactaGTTTACAAAAAGTATGCAAGATTCTTCCAATTTTTATCCTTAAAATAAAGATAAGATATTCAAGACAGCTAGATCACTGTCTTTGTCCTCTGTTTAAATAATTCTTTCAGGAGTATTGATAAAATTATGAACCTCAGTTATAAAGTCACACAATTTCAGCTTCAGATATTTTCCTTAGACTTCTCAGACAGCATTTcaatctgattgattgattggttggttggttggttggttgattggttgattggttgattgactgattggttgattggttgattggttgattgatttgtatgctgcccctctctgaggacttggggcggctcacaacatatcaaaagaacatagcaaatacatctaaaaattaaattaatatggctaaaaaacATATCTGGTCCAGTATATATAAatccttaattaattaattaagtttatATTCTGCCTATCTTATTCTTGAAGTGACTTTAGTCTTACTTTGAGGTAAAAGGTTGTGGTGAATTTTTtctagcaattttaaaaaaacctgggaCTCAAGCATGagatataatataaaaacatgaATCTAGATATTGAAATAGATTCAGTTCTGTTGCTATATTTAGGGATTACATAAAATATGAGAACAGGAATTACAGAACTACAGGATTACAGGATATCATATTTTCATTTAGAGAACTTATTGACAATGTAGGATGTTATCTTTTGTATTTCATAGGAAACTGTCAGAATGtgatatatatttcatatatagaTATGTTTAAAtgttatgatggtcttggcatattcgggtttcttcccatgtaggaattggaaatttctggcgatgttttgacgaggtcccactcgtcatcttcaggctggtgtttctgtccttgttctagggcgaacatttTCCTATTAAATGTTAGTATATATATTCAGATTGGAGCACTACCTAAATAATGTGTGCTTTTttttaattcagaaaaaaataatcatgAATGGTTTTCTATAGTAATTAACATGGATACCTGCATTTCAGTCATACAGTACTTACTTATGTTGCTGTCTGCATAAAATGGGTTATTTAATCATGCTCTAATAAAGTGCAGTTCATCTGCATAAATAGAGTATTTAATCATGGTTTAATATAGCACAACTGACTCGGCTCGTACAGGGTGGGGAAATAAAACCAACAATAATGCTTTCACAAGATTCCTTCTGCTGCATTAAGTCATATACAAAATTCAGCGGATCAAAATTAAGAAAGTTCCATactgtctagggcagtgtttcccaaccttttttgagccgcggcacattattcatattttcaaaatcctggggaacattgaaagggtgggtggggggtggggggtgggctaaagaaaagtttggacaaaaaaaccctctctcttcctccctttctctctatttctccctctttctctcttttccttcccttctttctctctccccatccctctttctttcttcctctcttttttgctctttctctctccctccttcccttcctctgtctttctctcttgctatctctttcttgcttttttctctctttcttgctctctctctctctttcactgtctcttgctatatgtctctttctttgcctctcttgctatctctctgtctctcttgctatgtctctctttctttctttctctctctctgcctcttgctatgtctctctttctctcttgctatgtctctctttctttctctttctctctctgcctctcttgctatgtctctttctctcttgctatgtctctctttctttctctttctctctctgcctctcttgctatgtctttctttctctttctctctctgcctctcttgctatgtctctctttctctcttgctatgtctctttctttctctctctctctgcctctcttgctatgtctctctttctctgcctctcttgctgcctctttctctctctctctttctctgcctctcttgctgtctctctctctgcctcccttatatgtctctctttctttctttctttctctctctctcagctgactgcaagcgggagccctgacggcagctggacgtgctgttggacgccgtatatgccaagcccgcagcgccagcagtacggcgtccagcagcacgtccaatcgccaccgtcagagctcccacttgcagtcagctgagagagagagagctcccgccgcctggagctccctctcgccgccgccatctccccgcgactgcctgcggccgctgcagccacccccccactccccccgccagtgccctcccgccgggccccaaaggacacttgccgccgacgccagggcccggcaggagggcactggcggggggaccgggggggtgcggctgcagctgggaaagggaaaggcgcagggagggaaggcgcaggaagggaagctgcctgcccgcctgcctcggggagccgcgcttgcagctccaaaccaaaagggcaacccccgcgcgctccccagccccggcccgcctctgcgccccggcccggcccgcgctctctcctgtcctctcctgcccgatgtcgtggtttccggcgctctcctgctaggccccaaagaaggaaggcgggaaaaaggcacgaagaacgaagctctccttcttcttcctgccttccttctttggggctcagcaggagagcgccggaaaccgcggcatcgggcaggagccgggggacagctgcgagcgggcgctccaggtcggcaccggcagcgccctgcccagctggagcttccgtagctctgcggcacacctgccagtgtctcgcggcacactactgtgccgcggcacaccggttgggaaacgctggtctagggcagtgatggtgaacggaAATGTGTGCACGGGCTTGTTGGGGCCATGCTGGGAAAAATTGAACTTCCAAGTTCTGGCACCATGCGCACTCGacaatcagttggctggcacacgtGCATGCACCAGGTTTTGGCACTGTCCTGTGCGCGAACAGCTGATGTCATGcgggcatgcatgccagaaatccAGAAGACAAACAGGCAAGTCCACACATGCTGGGTGACATGGCTTTATGTGTCACTTTGGGCACACATGTCATAGATTTATCATCATGGGTCTAGGGATTTGTGTCTCCTAGGGCCACAATTTCTTGTCCAAGGCAAAGCATCTTGCTTCATAACTGAGCACTGTTTTCAATGGAAACTTCCCCATTGATTATAAGTGGgaggtttagggcagtgatggtgaacgttttttttcctcgggtaccgaAAGACCATGGGCATGCtctatcatgcatgtgcaagtgcccatacccataattcaatgcctggggagggtgacaacagtttcccccaccccccggaggccctctggcatctgtgaacagcctgtttcccaacttcttttttttttaattttattttttattaatttttaacaagtttatatacacacaacataaaacagtgcatagtgaaatgtgcccaccacccagacacacacacattccccaccaccaaatcgggggtgtttcttatatagtccacttgacccaagagcaatatatctatttacatattatagagtgattccaatttatttcttgtagcttggtctcggattctgctcgtcatatatcgtcttaccttgtcccaccatcccatcagatgtcccaactcagtttcattatctgaatttattcttttatccataatttcaaattgaatatggtccaccatgtacctataccaattttgtattgtccatttggtcgtatccttccaacccaaaactattactgcctgagcgctttctattgctgcttttttttatttctctaaattctcccatcacattacttttaactagtactgccatttccttagtgattgtccattgtatatttagcattctattgatatcctctttcactttttgccaaaattcctgcactatcgggcattcccaaaacatatgcataaacactcctttatcttgacacccatgccaacaattccccctgacattctgctgaaagtgtgcgagttgaacgggagtaaaataccacttatgtaatattttccttctcatttccctgattcttgcatttttaattttccttatgttttctactatattttccatctcttgtacctctacttgtatctcattttgccaccatttagtcaatccttcaatcatgtccccgtctgactgcactagcaatttatatatattggttgcttgcgcctttataccctcccttttttctcttattattttttctaaccctgtctcctccctcaatagtacttctttattctccctttcgttaagatatttacatattgcatttatttgtagccaccttcccttacctaaccaccattctatacggtttctacttggcctgccatccttctcatataagtGTTCTATCTTAgttctccctcttcccttcaactctcctgtaaccctatttaaattcgtttcattatctctatttattacataaagcgatgacagtttagatttatataatcctattttccccttcctgtttcccaacttctggtgggcccagtaggctcgtgtttctcccccTACCCccagggctccaaaggcttccctggagctgggggagggtaaaaagtcccccccatccctccggaggctctctagaggccaaaaacgccctcccagagtctctgtgccagccaaaaatcagctggttggcacacacatgcacgttggagctgcaTTAGGACagcggcttgcatgccagcagatgtggctctgcgtgccacctgtggcccccctgccataggttcgccatcactggtttaggggttccgttcaattttgttcatTCATTTCTTGCTTCTTCTCTGAAGCTTTTGTAAGATAACATTTATAACAACGTTGCATCTAGTTTCATCATGCATTTATCATGTCAGCCTTTAGAAGAATTGACTCTTAGTATATATAATATGTCAGGGCATTTTTCCTAGGGAGTAAGATTTTATGCTTGAATAGGAAACCTTTGCTGCTTACTCTGCCGTTTTTCTTTTCCCGGTAAaaaagggaattatttatttgcttattcccCAAGAAATTACTAAATGaattagatcagaggtccccaaccgccggtctgcggaccaggaccgggccgttgggggttttcagccggtccgcggcgccgctgccctcccggcagagaacatgcaggacggggtggggcgtcgggcggtgacgcagccctccacacttctccacagggcggggagaatcaggaggctcctttggcggctgggggctgcctggctttgtgattttggctgggggggggagttaggaaggtcctacttctcctcccccagccaaaaattcaaagcctatctgctggatacgggcgatgagtgggacagagcggcgcagaagcctcttgcagcagctgccacagccactggcttcggcgccgctcgtcccgcccatcgcccgtatccagcagaagctactacccgagtgctcttggccggcgggattcaaagtgctggggtggggggtgtcctgacagctcccccaccccagtgcttcgcctcccgctgggcgggCTAGAGGCGGGCAGCGGCGGGGGGCGCGATGGATGAAGGTGCGCCGCTCTCCCGAGAAGTGCATTCGGCAGAGGAAGACTCCGCGAATCCCTCGCGGCTCTGTCGCGAGCGCGTCCTCCTGAGGAGGAAATGGAAGCGAGGGCAACGGAACGGCTGTTCGTCGCGGCCCCTGGTGAGTTATGCAGGGCAGGTCAGGGGCGTCGTTTGCCCGCAGTAAAGATGGTGGTGTTTCCTGtttcgggttttttcccctcactCATGAGAGAGAGGAGTCCCACGATTCTGGCCGCTCTTTACTCGCCGGCTTTTTGCCTGtccctgatctctctctctctctcacacacacatacaccccttgCAGTGTCTTTGGGACACCTCCGTCTCTCCTTCCCCGAgctgcttctcctccccccccaaacctgctgcgtcactaagctccacccctccataaccccacccccatatgaccaaagcccccccccaccgggccgtggaaaactggtttaacttaaagccggtccctggtgtaaaaaaggttggggacctctgaattAGATGACATCTTTATTATTCTTTAATATCTGCTCACTACACTAAGGAATCATGTCTGAATTCATCAGGCCACACAACTGTAGTGATGAATAGTGTTTAGAATCTTCTTTGACTATTGTAAGCAAATATTTATTAACGGGCTTATTCTGAGATACTGAAAATAAGTATGAAACTATTGTATCTGGTAATTCCTTTATGCATTTTCAGATTTC of the Erythrolamprus reginae isolate rEryReg1 chromosome 4, rEryReg1.hap1, whole genome shotgun sequence genome contains:
- the LOC139167225 gene encoding uncharacterized protein → MTQRESETINQFATRLRTVLSKCKFDSPEARLTDALIFGMKNATVRNKILTEDDPTLQSVIKLAQTAEVADAAAKELKEHEKKETVSKISVAVSRAETTDDLSPAATDDDTCLLLPSEQARQPRYQRPSNPCPGCRGNHPRQRCPFRDAICRRCNRRGHIAEACRAPLPEESFSTPRQQRFNNQAQQPRDNKFSRGFNRRNDSTANRDYARDINSQLELLELQKDLPRPDASSSDAEPSSSSGHGAPSAYLSPQARAPTWAQPRTGDNDEPTSTIDIPAGNDLRRSERTSRRPNRLEDYVTWLTD